One stretch of Syntrophorhabdaceae bacterium DNA includes these proteins:
- a CDS encoding metallophosphoesterase, with product MIKKTMLIVISDLHLSDGTAANNLSPRAFRHFQNFIKRGVRENTKEIIIVFAGDTFDLLRSEYWMTVQDDEKPWAWGDFDKKKIKAHLKNIFKSIIETNLESLYTIKQYDEFFYPIPIYKILILGNHDRMLADIDEFPDMLSHTIGSVYIEKEGYKNQEYNVTIRHGHEYDEYNFEPHDIPIGDVNTTELFVRLPFEIKQEFPFLADELKSMEDIRPQWRIFDYLTSAYQEKKIKSFIEKAVDKTVEYFLHIPYVKYWIKKHDTIHPLDIADRFKYMLYLSKFISVEWAERFLKVFSYFEINEPRYEDMAGSLDSLYIVFGHTHREKISFLSKINDLHRYYINTGTWRESIIASKEGSFSRYKSMTYATFYKKEERGTDFPSFELWNGALRE from the coding sequence ATGATAAAAAAAACTATGCTTATTGTAATAAGCGACCTTCATCTGTCTGACGGGACAGCAGCAAACAATCTCTCACCAAGGGCATTCCGGCACTTCCAGAATTTTATTAAAAGGGGGGTCAGGGAAAACACAAAAGAGATTATCATTGTCTTTGCCGGTGATACCTTTGATCTTTTAAGAAGTGAATACTGGATGACAGTCCAAGATGATGAAAAACCATGGGCTTGGGGTGATTTTGATAAGAAAAAAATCAAGGCACATCTTAAAAATATCTTTAAAAGTATTATTGAAACCAATTTAGAAAGCCTTTACACAATAAAACAATATGATGAGTTTTTTTATCCAATACCTATCTATAAAATATTAATACTGGGAAACCATGACAGGATGCTCGCTGATATAGATGAATTTCCAGATATGCTTTCACACACCATAGGAAGTGTTTACATTGAAAAAGAAGGTTATAAAAACCAAGAATATAATGTAACTATAAGGCACGGGCACGAATACGATGAATATAACTTTGAACCTCATGATATCCCCATTGGGGATGTGAATACAACAGAGCTTTTTGTCCGTCTCCCCTTTGAGATAAAACAGGAGTTCCCATTTCTCGCAGATGAGTTAAAATCTATGGAAGATATAAGACCCCAGTGGCGAATATTTGATTATCTCACCAGTGCCTATCAGGAAAAAAAGATTAAGTCATTCATAGAAAAGGCTGTGGATAAGACGGTTGAATATTTCCTCCATATCCCATATGTCAAATACTGGATCAAAAAGCATGATACCATCCATCCCCTCGATATTGCCGACAGATTTAAATACATGCTATATCTATCAAAATTTATATCTGTTGAGTGGGCTGAAAGATTCTTGAAGGTTTTTTCATATTTTGAGATTAACGAGCCGAGATATGAAGACATGGCTGGTTCCCTTGATTCACTCTATATTGTTTTCGGTCATACACACAGAGAAAAGATCTCCTTTTTATCAAAAATAAATGATCTCCATAGATATTATATAAATACAGGCACTTGGCGGGAGAGTATTATAGCCTCAAAAGAGGGGAGTTTCTCAAGATATAAATCAATGACATACGCCACATTCTATAAAAAAGAAGAAAGGGGCACAGATTTCCCCTCCTTTGAACTGTGGAACGGAGCCTTGAGAGAATGA
- a CDS encoding FAD-linked oxidase C-terminal domain-containing protein produces MLKESVINELQRIVGKENVLTTPEALKAYSYDGTTSWIHEPDVVVFPTSTQQISDIMKLANKEKIPVTPRGGGTNVSGGSVPWFGGIVLCTTKMNKILKIDKENLTATVEPGVVLQDLTLRLAKDGLFFPPDPQSFLGATIGGIIAENAGGPACVKYGVTKQYILGIEVVLPTGEIVNLGGRTLKNVVGYDLLHIFISSEGTLGVITRAELKLNPIPPAKKTTMVVYADVAKAGEGVFRVLENGVIPDKIELLDNWVINRIEEMMPMGLPKDADAVLLFECDGIPEAVDKETEKIVDIVKKYGAVDVRIAKDMDEANKYWLARRAGFAAVFGKAKTVFAEDVTVPRGRIPDLINKCKELAKKYNVEIVVLGHAGDGNLHPAILTDINNQEHYGRAVKAMDEIIEEAVNLGGVLSGEHGIGLEKQKFLKRQLDPVVIDMMKKIKALFDPNNIMNPGKIWE; encoded by the coding sequence ATGTTAAAAGAATCAGTAATAAACGAACTACAGAGGATAGTAGGGAAGGAGAATGTATTAACAACTCCTGAGGCATTGAAGGCCTATTCTTATGATGGGACCACCAGTTGGATCCACGAGCCTGATGTAGTTGTATTTCCCACAAGCACTCAGCAGATATCTGATATTATGAAGCTTGCAAACAAAGAAAAGATACCTGTAACCCCCAGAGGTGGTGGAACAAACGTAAGCGGCGGTTCTGTCCCCTGGTTTGGAGGTATTGTCCTTTGCACCACAAAGATGAACAAGATATTAAAAATTGATAAGGAGAACTTAACTGCTACTGTTGAACCAGGTGTGGTTTTACAAGACCTCACATTAAGGCTTGCAAAGGATGGTCTATTTTTTCCCCCTGATCCTCAGAGTTTTTTAGGTGCAACAATAGGTGGCATCATTGCAGAGAATGCAGGCGGCCCTGCATGTGTAAAATATGGCGTTACAAAACAGTATATATTAGGGATCGAGGTTGTTCTTCCAACAGGCGAGATTGTAAACTTAGGCGGTAGGACATTAAAGAATGTAGTTGGATACGATCTTCTCCATATCTTTATTAGCTCAGAGGGAACACTTGGAGTAATAACAAGGGCAGAGTTAAAGCTGAACCCCATTCCTCCTGCCAAGAAGACCACCATGGTGGTATATGCTGATGTGGCAAAGGCAGGCGAGGGTGTATTCAGGGTTCTTGAAAATGGAGTTATCCCTGATAAAATAGAACTTCTCGACAACTGGGTCATAAACAGAATAGAAGAAATGATGCCCATGGGACTCCCTAAGGATGCAGATGCTGTTCTTCTCTTTGAATGTGATGGTATACCTGAGGCAGTTGATAAGGAAACAGAGAAGATAGTAGATATCGTAAAGAAATACGGTGCAGTAGATGTAAGGATTGCCAAAGATATGGATGAAGCTAACAAATACTGGCTTGCAAGGCGCGCAGGTTTTGCGGCAGTATTTGGAAAGGCAAAGACAGTCTTTGCAGAAGACGTAACAGTGCCAAGAGGTAGGATCCCTGATCTTATAAATAAATGTAAGGAACTGGCAAAAAAATATAACGTAGAGATAGTTGTCCTTGGCCATGCAGGTGACGGCAACCTCCATCCAGCCATTCTTACTGATATAAATAATCAGGAACACTATGGAAGGGCAGTAAAGGCTATGGATGAGATCATTGAAGAGGCTGTTAATCTCGGCGGTGTATTATCAGGTGAGCATGGGATAGGATTGGAAAAGCAGAAATTCTTGAAAAGACAGCTTGACCCCGTGGTAATCGATATGATGAAGAAGATAAAGGCGCTTTTTGATCCGAATAATATTATGAACCCAGGCAAGATTTGGGAATAG
- a CDS encoding AEC family transporter — MAVIETIIPIFLIIIFGFIIHRKGMISDRFISEANRFVYLFPLPVLIFTGIIKSDIKSVYISHIFSVILPTLTIMIVSFVVGYALRLRSGRLGTFIQTSFHGNVSYVGLAVLFYLLGEKGLNQGSILIGLMILLNNSLAIAILSWSSHHEKNLARSILSIIKTPVIVATFLGLIVIWQGIPIPKFIVRGMVILSNIALPMALIMIGASIGVKNIKKTFRFSFSSALLKLVVLPGLSALYFMLLNIDFRDITYVFILLATPTATTSYIMAYEIGGDPELASNAVTLSTILSPFAFILWANLANI; from the coding sequence ATGGCAGTAATTGAAACCATAATCCCCATCTTCCTCATAATAATCTTTGGATTTATCATCCATAGAAAAGGCATGATCAGTGACAGGTTCATCTCTGAGGCAAATAGATTTGTATATCTATTTCCATTGCCTGTGCTTATTTTTACAGGCATAATCAAATCAGACATAAAATCTGTGTATATATCTCATATATTTTCTGTTATTTTACCCACATTGACAATCATGATTGTATCCTTTGTTGTTGGATATGCATTGAGATTAAGGTCAGGTAGGCTCGGGACATTCATCCAAACCTCTTTCCATGGAAATGTATCATATGTGGGCCTCGCAGTCCTTTTTTATCTCCTTGGCGAAAAAGGGTTGAACCAAGGCAGCATCCTAATTGGGCTTATGATACTACTTAATAACTCTTTGGCAATAGCAATCCTGTCCTGGTCATCCCACCATGAGAAAAATCTTGCAAGGTCTATACTATCTATAATAAAGACACCTGTAATCGTGGCAACCTTTCTCGGTCTGATTGTCATCTGGCAGGGCATTCCTATACCAAAATTCATAGTAAGAGGGATGGTTATACTATCAAATATTGCCTTACCTATGGCACTTATTATGATAGGCGCATCCATTGGTGTAAAAAACATTAAAAAGACCTTTAGATTCTCTTTTTCCTCTGCACTCCTCAAACTCGTTGTTCTCCCCGGTCTTTCAGCACTTTATTTTATGTTATTAAATATTGATTTTAGGGATATAACCTATGTCTTCATCCTCCTTGCCACGCCTACTGCCACCACATCCTATATTATGGCTTACGAGATAGGGGGCGACCCTGAACTTGCCTCTAATGCAGTTACGCTATCAACGATACTTTCCCCTTTTGCCTTTATTTTGTGGGCTAATCTGGCTAATATTTAA
- a CDS encoding response regulator, with the protein MEEPICILVVDDEKGIREGCRRILVAEGHKVDVAENGKVGLEMVKNQHYDLLVVDLMMPVMGGIDMMGHVKEIDPDIIMIVITGFATIETAVDAIKHGAYDYVPKPFTPDNLIAVINRGIETRRLRLQTRRLMEERDQKLLEIANEKSKMHAIINSMADGILVINRENQLVLWNPAAIRMLNLHEQPESGRDLPEVIKNDGLLRVIKKACSPEAINYTSITEEIELPPPESKTLMVNVSVIRDDESGQDLGLVATLRDITSLKELDKLKSQFVAMVTHELRAPVSAIEGYLTAFLTGAAGNDPQMYKQMMERARQRARALLELINDLLQFSKLESKSAVRKKELLDISGIIINTVELLKGQGESKDLKFEIDVPESLPLIEADKTEMEQLFTNLVSNAIKYNVKNGKVMVSAKPNKHFLDIKVADTGIGIEADCLPCIFDEFYRVSCPETRYTTGTGLGLSIVKKIVESHFGRIDVESTPGKGTTFTVRLPIKQRK; encoded by the coding sequence ATGGAAGAGCCAATCTGCATACTTGTAGTAGATGATGAGAAGGGGATAAGAGAGGGTTGCCGAAGGATCCTTGTTGCTGAGGGTCATAAGGTAGATGTGGCTGAAAACGGTAAAGTTGGGCTGGAGATGGTTAAGAACCAGCATTATGATCTCCTTGTAGTTGATCTGATGATGCCTGTTATGGGTGGTATAGATATGATGGGCCATGTAAAGGAAATTGACCCTGATATTATAATGATCGTCATAACAGGCTTTGCCACCATTGAAACTGCTGTTGATGCCATAAAACATGGTGCCTATGACTATGTTCCTAAACCCTTTACACCAGACAATCTCATTGCCGTTATAAACAGGGGTATTGAGACAAGGAGGCTTAGACTCCAAACCAGAAGGCTCATGGAGGAAAGGGACCAGAAACTCCTGGAAATAGCCAATGAGAAATCTAAGATGCATGCAATTATTAACTCTATGGCGGATGGCATTCTTGTGATAAACAGGGAGAATCAACTTGTGCTTTGGAATCCTGCTGCCATAAGGATGCTAAATCTCCATGAGCAACCAGAATCAGGTAGGGATCTTCCAGAGGTTATAAAGAATGACGGCCTTTTAAGGGTCATAAAAAAGGCATGTTCACCAGAGGCAATAAATTATACCAGTATAACAGAAGAGATAGAATTACCTCCTCCTGAATCAAAAACCCTTATGGTCAATGTATCTGTAATAAGAGATGATGAATCAGGCCAGGACCTTGGACTGGTAGCCACCTTAAGGGATATAACAAGCCTTAAAGAACTGGATAAATTGAAATCTCAGTTTGTGGCCATGGTTACCCATGAATTAAGAGCGCCTGTTTCTGCCATAGAGGGTTATCTTACAGCATTTCTCACTGGTGCAGCTGGTAATGATCCCCAGATGTATAAACAGATGATGGAGAGGGCAAGGCAGAGGGCACGGGCTCTATTAGAACTGATAAATGACCTACTCCAATTCAGCAAGCTGGAGTCAAAAAGTGCAGTTCGTAAGAAAGAACTCCTTGATATATCAGGTATAATAATAAATACAGTAGAGCTTCTGAAAGGACAGGGTGAATCAAAGGACTTAAAGTTCGAGATAGATGTCCCTGAATCGCTGCCCCTTATAGAGGCAGATAAGACAGAAATGGAGCAGCTCTTTACAAATCTTGTATCAAATGCCATTAAATACAATGTCAAAAACGGAAAAGTTATGGTGAGTGCCAAGCCAAATAAGCACTTCCTTGACATCAAGGTTGCCGATACAGGTATTGGTATAGAGGCAGATTGTCTGCCCTGTATATTTGATGAATTCTACAGGGTATCATGTCCAGAGACAAGATATACTACAGGAACAGGTCTTGGCCTTTCTATAGTTAAAAAGATTGTTGAGTCGCATTTTGGCCGAATAGATGTAGAAAGCACCCCTGGAAAGGGGACTACATTTACAGTCAGACTGCCGATAAAACAGAGAAAATAA
- a CDS encoding AMP-binding protein has protein sequence MKNGHWMTAKDVLRVNAFKWPDKMGIKDLYKSYTFKQWNERACRLANALADMGMKKGDRFAVLAYNCVEWLEIYAAAAKGGFICVPLMFRLAPVEMEYIINHCEAKVFILQAGSDPSDGKEFPWVKQVNEMKKNLPTVEKYVTFAVDNPHYDGYISYEDALAAASPEEPATVVTDADPWVIMYTGGTTGKPKGVVKTHASLFAQYFIMIFDHQFNFDDITLLVMPCCHVNSLFYSFVNTWVGGSVMAYNMVSFNPENLLKTFAEHKITFTSLVPTHYIMMLALPDEVKAKYDVTCVKKLLCSSAPARRDTKLGILKMFPNSQLYEAYGSTEAGIVTVLKPHEQLTKLGSIGREVIGTDIIRLYDEDGNLITQPNVVGELYSRSPMLFEEYWKEPEKTAAAMKGEYFSAGDMAYRDEDGYYTLVDRKANMIISGGENVFPSEVENVVGGHPKVKDVAVIGVPHEKWGEQVTAVVVLHEGQTATPDEISNYCKGKIAGFKVPKNVIFIKDEEMPRSGAGKILHRILRERYGKWSDHV, from the coding sequence ATGAAGAACGGGCACTGGATGACGGCGAAAGATGTTTTGAGGGTAAATGCCTTTAAATGGCCTGACAAGATGGGTATTAAGGACCTTTATAAGTCATATACCTTCAAACAGTGGAATGAAAGAGCGTGTAGGCTGGCAAACGCCCTTGCAGATATGGGTATGAAAAAAGGTGACAGGTTTGCAGTTCTTGCATACAACTGTGTAGAGTGGCTTGAGATATATGCTGCAGCAGCAAAGGGCGGCTTTATCTGTGTTCCCCTTATGTTCAGGTTAGCGCCAGTTGAAATGGAATATATTATCAATCACTGTGAGGCAAAGGTTTTCATCCTCCAGGCAGGCTCTGACCCATCAGATGGAAAGGAATTTCCATGGGTAAAACAGGTAAACGAGATGAAAAAGAATCTCCCCACTGTAGAAAAATATGTGACATTTGCAGTGGATAACCCTCACTATGATGGATACATCTCATATGAGGATGCCCTGGCAGCAGCAAGCCCAGAAGAACCGGCAACCGTAGTAACAGATGCAGACCCATGGGTTATTATGTATACCGGTGGAACAACTGGAAAGCCAAAGGGCGTTGTAAAGACACACGCATCCCTTTTTGCCCAGTATTTCATCATGATTTTCGATCACCAGTTCAACTTCGATGATATTACATTACTTGTTATGCCGTGCTGCCACGTAAACTCACTATTCTATTCCTTTGTAAACACCTGGGTAGGCGGCTCTGTTATGGCATATAACATGGTAAGTTTTAATCCTGAAAATCTCCTCAAGACCTTCGCAGAGCACAAGATTACATTCACATCCCTTGTCCCGACACACTATATTATGATGCTGGCTTTACCTGATGAAGTAAAGGCAAAATATGATGTTACATGCGTAAAGAAACTCCTCTGCTCCTCAGCACCTGCAAGAAGGGATACAAAGCTTGGTATACTCAAGATGTTCCCCAACTCCCAGCTCTATGAAGCATACGGTTCAACTGAGGCAGGTATAGTAACAGTCCTGAAACCACACGAACAGCTTACAAAGCTCGGTTCAATAGGCCGCGAGGTAATAGGAACAGATATAATAAGGCTCTATGATGAAGACGGTAACCTTATTACACAGCCCAACGTGGTAGGTGAACTCTACTCAAGAAGCCCAATGCTTTTTGAAGAATACTGGAAAGAGCCAGAAAAGACTGCGGCAGCCATGAAAGGTGAATACTTCAGTGCAGGTGATATGGCATACAGAGATGAAGACGGCTACTATACTCTGGTTGACAGAAAAGCCAATATGATAATATCAGGCGGTGAAAATGTATTCCCATCAGAGGTTGAGAATGTTGTAGGTGGGCATCCAAAGGTAAAAGACGTGGCAGTCATCGGTGTCCCACATGAAAAATGGGGCGAACAGGTGACAGCAGTAGTTGTCCTCCATGAGGGTCAGACCGCAACACCTGATGAGATATCCAATTACTGCAAAGGCAAGATCGCAGGCTTTAAAGTTCCAAAGAATGTCATCTTCATAAAGGATGAAGAGATGCCAAGAAGCGGCGCAGGCAAGATACTCCACAGGATCTTGAGAGAAAGATACGGAAAATGGAGTGACCACGTATAG
- a CDS encoding bifunctional dihydroorotate dehydrogenase B NAD binding subunit/NADPH-dependent glutamate synthase, which produces MAKELKQNEIIEKRQLAPSITLFKLYVPDIARKAKPGQFVVLRADDYAERIPLTIADFDRQEGTITVIFQVVGTSTKKLEGFNQGQSILDVVGPLGKPSHIEKFGTVVCVGGGVGVAPVYPIAKALYEKGNEMINIIGSRTKEMLILEDEMKAISHELYVTTDDGTYGHHGFVTDVLKKVIEEKKKIDLVIGIGPIIMMKAVCDVTRPYNIHTVVSLNTIMVDGTGMCGCCRATIGGETKFVCVDGPEFDGHKVEFNELIMRGKMYNREERRAMWDHKCKLEAKEKAAKKAKKREPMPEQNPMVRIQNFNEVALGYTRENALREASRCLNCKNMPCVEGCPVNVQIPKFIKLIKEGDFMGAIHTIKETNSLPAVCGRVCPQETQCESKCVLGKKGQPIAIGRLERFVADYELSQGDVRVPTIAKKTGKKVAVVGAGPAGLTVAGELAKKGHDVTIFEALHKAGGVLVYGIPEFRLPKAIVQREVDYVEKLGVKIKVDTIIGQTTTVDELFDQGFDAIFIGTGAGLPYFMNVPGENLNGVYSANEFLTRANLMKAYLFPEYDTPVRVGSKVAVIGGGNVAMDAARVSKRLGAEHVYLIYRRSRAEMPARAEEAHHAEEEGIDFRLLTAPVRVIGDESGWVKGIECIKMELGEPDASGRRRPVEIKGSNHIIDVDVIIVAIGQGPNPILTSTTEGLKLRKSGNIEADPETGKTSRKGVFAGGDIVTGAATVILAMGAGRKAAAAIDEYLTTGKW; this is translated from the coding sequence ATGGCGAAAGAACTGAAACAAAATGAGATCATTGAAAAACGGCAATTAGCACCATCCATTACACTTTTCAAACTATATGTCCCTGATATTGCAAGAAAGGCAAAACCAGGGCAGTTCGTTGTGTTGAGGGCAGATGATTATGCAGAGAGGATACCGTTAACCATCGCAGATTTTGACCGTCAGGAAGGGACTATTACAGTCATTTTTCAGGTAGTAGGGACATCCACTAAAAAACTGGAAGGATTCAATCAGGGCCAGTCGATCCTTGATGTGGTAGGACCTTTGGGAAAACCGAGTCACATAGAAAAATTTGGAACTGTAGTATGTGTTGGTGGTGGAGTGGGTGTGGCACCTGTATATCCCATTGCAAAAGCGCTCTACGAAAAAGGCAATGAAATGATAAATATTATAGGATCAAGGACAAAAGAGATGCTTATCCTTGAGGATGAGATGAAGGCAATAAGCCATGAGCTATATGTCACCACAGATGATGGCACATATGGACACCATGGGTTTGTTACCGATGTCCTTAAGAAGGTTATAGAGGAGAAGAAAAAGATCGACCTTGTTATAGGTATAGGGCCTATTATTATGATGAAGGCTGTATGTGATGTAACCCGTCCCTACAATATCCATACCGTTGTTAGTTTAAATACTATTATGGTGGATGGAACAGGTATGTGTGGATGCTGTCGTGCAACAATAGGTGGTGAGACTAAATTTGTATGCGTAGATGGACCAGAATTTGACGGACACAAGGTTGAGTTTAATGAACTTATTATGCGCGGCAAGATGTATAACAGGGAAGAAAGAAGGGCAATGTGGGATCATAAATGTAAACTTGAGGCAAAGGAAAAGGCAGCAAAGAAGGCAAAAAAGAGAGAGCCTATGCCTGAGCAGAATCCCATGGTAAGGATACAGAACTTTAACGAGGTTGCCCTCGGTTATACAAGAGAGAATGCCCTACGTGAGGCATCTCGCTGTCTGAACTGCAAGAATATGCCTTGTGTAGAAGGTTGTCCAGTTAATGTCCAGATACCAAAATTCATAAAGCTCATCAAGGAAGGCGATTTTATGGGCGCTATCCACACCATTAAAGAGACCAATAGCCTTCCAGCAGTGTGCGGAAGAGTATGTCCCCAGGAGACCCAATGTGAATCAAAATGCGTTCTTGGGAAGAAGGGCCAGCCTATAGCCATAGGTAGGCTTGAGAGGTTTGTGGCAGATTATGAACTTAGCCAAGGTGATGTGAGAGTGCCTACTATTGCCAAAAAGACAGGCAAAAAAGTGGCTGTGGTTGGTGCAGGACCGGCGGGATTAACTGTGGCAGGAGAATTGGCAAAAAAGGGTCATGACGTAACTATATTTGAAGCACTCCACAAGGCAGGCGGTGTCCTTGTTTATGGTATTCCTGAATTTCGTCTTCCTAAGGCAATAGTCCAGAGAGAGGTAGATTATGTGGAGAAATTGGGTGTTAAGATAAAGGTAGATACCATCATAGGTCAGACTACAACGGTGGATGAGCTATTTGATCAAGGTTTTGACGCTATCTTTATAGGAACCGGTGCAGGATTACCATATTTTATGAACGTCCCTGGCGAGAATTTGAATGGTGTATATTCTGCCAATGAATTTCTTACAAGGGCAAATCTCATGAAGGCATATCTTTTCCCTGAATATGACACGCCTGTTAGGGTAGGAAGTAAGGTTGCAGTCATAGGGGGTGGCAATGTGGCTATGGACGCCGCAAGGGTCTCTAAAAGACTGGGCGCAGAACATGTATACCTTATATACAGGCGTTCAAGGGCTGAGATGCCGGCAAGGGCAGAAGAGGCACACCATGCAGAGGAAGAGGGTATTGACTTCAGACTCCTTACTGCCCCTGTAAGGGTTATAGGCGATGAAAGTGGGTGGGTAAAAGGAATAGAATGTATTAAAATGGAACTCGGTGAACCTGATGCATCAGGCAGGAGAAGACCTGTAGAGATCAAAGGTTCAAACCATATAATAGATGTAGATGTGATTATCGTTGCCATTGGTCAGGGTCCTAATCCAATACTCACCTCTACCACAGAGGGGCTTAAGCTTCGTAAATCAGGTAACATTGAAGCAGACCCTGAAACTGGAAAGACAAGCAGAAAAGGTGTATTTGCCGGCGGAGATATAGTCACAGGTGCAGCAACAGTTATCCTTGCCATGGGTGCAGGACGTAAGGCTGCAGCTGCAATAGATGAATATCTAACAACAGGAAAATGGTAA
- a CDS encoding (Fe-S)-binding protein has product MEDLKELKKVEQFADQCMKCGFCSFFCPVYQEERIETSVARGKNYLAKLAIKGEQKFTDELGEIIGKCLLCKRCVVNCPAKTQIDRVVVAARAQMVKNKGLGFIKNFAFRKVMANRKAFGNYVRLAKAFQWLLPKTEGKIRHLPDFLKALGQGRNIPEIAKTFLRDIVKPVYKPQDGKAPKMRVGYFMGCATDFVYPELGLKMIDFMTKRGIEVIVPQEQSCCGAAIYFSGDFETGRMLAEKNIEAFKDVDIIVTACATCSSTLKDYQKYLPDNPDQEKRYKEFEKKIKDSMEFIIDVMKVNPEELKLKKEFEGKTATWHDPCHLVRYQNIQAQPRAILKGLKGLKYAEMPNADLCCGMGGSFSVYHYDLTKKIAAKKMDGIKATGADIVVTACPGCMINLIDNVYQNKMPQKVYHILELVE; this is encoded by the coding sequence ATGGAAGATCTGAAAGAGCTAAAGAAGGTAGAGCAGTTTGCAGACCAGTGTATGAAATGCGGTTTTTGTAGCTTTTTCTGTCCTGTATATCAGGAGGAAAGGATTGAGACATCTGTTGCCAGGGGTAAGAACTATCTTGCAAAGCTTGCCATAAAAGGTGAGCAGAAGTTTACCGATGAATTGGGAGAGATAATTGGTAAATGCCTTCTCTGTAAACGTTGTGTAGTCAACTGTCCTGCCAAGACACAGATAGATAGGGTTGTTGTGGCAGCAAGGGCACAGATGGTAAAGAACAAAGGACTTGGTTTTATCAAGAACTTTGCCTTCAGAAAGGTCATGGCAAACAGGAAGGCATTTGGTAATTATGTGAGACTTGCAAAGGCATTCCAGTGGCTTCTCCCTAAAACAGAGGGAAAGATAAGACATCTCCCTGATTTTTTAAAAGCCCTTGGGCAGGGGAGAAATATCCCTGAAATAGCAAAAACATTCTTGAGAGACATAGTCAAACCTGTTTATAAACCCCAGGATGGCAAGGCACCTAAGATGAGGGTAGGGTATTTTATGGGGTGTGCTACTGATTTTGTATACCCTGAGCTTGGACTTAAGATGATAGACTTTATGACCAAGAGGGGCATAGAGGTAATTGTTCCGCAGGAACAGTCATGTTGTGGTGCTGCCATATATTTCAGTGGAGATTTTGAAACCGGTAGGATGCTGGCAGAGAAAAACATAGAGGCATTTAAGGATGTTGATATAATCGTTACTGCCTGTGCAACATGCAGTTCTACATTAAAGGATTATCAAAAATACCTCCCTGATAATCCTGATCAGGAGAAGCGTTACAAGGAGTTTGAGAAAAAGATCAAAGATAGCATGGAGTTCATAATAGATGTTATGAAGGTAAATCCTGAAGAACTGAAACTGAAAAAGGAGTTTGAAGGAAAAACTGCAACATGGCATGATCCTTGTCACCTGGTAAGATATCAGAATATTCAGGCACAGCCAAGGGCAATTTTAAAGGGTTTAAAAGGTCTTAAATATGCAGAAATGCCAAATGCAGACCTTTGCTGTGGAATGGGTGGCTCATTCAGTGTATATCATTATGATCTGACAAAGAAGATAGCCGCCAAGAAGATGGATGGCATAAAGGCAACAGGGGCAGATATCGTTGTTACTGCTTGTCCTGGGTGTATGATAAACCTTATTGATAATGTATACCAGAATAAGATGCCGCAGAAGGTGTATCATATCCTTGAACTTGTTGAGTAG
- a CDS encoding response regulator: protein MSKKTKILLVDNDVDFIDLNKAVLENSGFEVAVAYAGREVMDKVKFEKPDLIVLDLMMEKHDTGFGVARALKADPVYKDIPILMLTAVGSETGMDFSQELDGYWMKTDDYANKPLSPEELIKRINELLERNKKA, encoded by the coding sequence ATGAGTAAAAAGACAAAAATACTACTTGTGGACAATGACGTGGATTTTATCGACCTGAACAAGGCAGTCCTTGAAAACAGTGGATTTGAGGTTGCAGTGGCATATGCAGGTCGAGAGGTTATGGATAAGGTAAAGTTTGAAAAACCTGACCTGATCGTCCTTGACCTTATGATGGAGAAACACGATACAGGCTTTGGCGTTGCCAGGGCTTTGAAGGCAGACCCTGTTTACAAGGACATCCCCATCCTTATGCTTACAGCAGTGGGGAGCGAAACAGGTATGGATTTTTCCCAGGAACTCGACGGATATTGGATGAAGACAGATGATTATGCAAATAAACCGCTGAGCCCTGAGGAACTCATCAAAAGGATAAATGAACTTTTGGAAAGAAATAAAAAAGCCTGA